The genomic stretch CTGTCCGACGCCCGCCGTGAGGCGGGCTAGTTAGGGCCGGTGATGTCTTGGAGAGGGCTTTCTTTGGGCACCTTTCTTTCGCCCGTGAAAGAAAGGTGCGAGAGCGCGGCGCTGGCGCCGCAAGACCCGGTGCCACCACGCGCGACGAGGCCGAAATCAGGGCCTTGGGGCAAACCCCCCATTCTGGCCTTCCCCCTTGCAGGGGGAAGGAGTCCGTGATCGAGGCCGCCGGCCGTCAGGGCTGCCACTCCACCAATGCCGCGCTGCGCGGACCCAGCACCAGCGTCCCCTCCTCCAGCCTGGCCTCGCCGCTGACCACCGCCAGCGCGCCCTGGCCGGGCAGGGGCAGACGCCACTCGGCGGCGGGGTCCGTGTTGAAGGCGGCCGCCGTCCGGGCCTCCACCGAAGTCCACGCCAGGCGCGCGCCCGTCGGTTCTCCCAACAGGGTGCGGGGCGCCGTGGCCAGGGCGGGCCGCCCGCGGCGGAAGGCGACGGCCTGCCGGTAGAGTTCCACCAGCGGGGCGTTGATGGATTTCAGCCGCCAGTCGATCCAGTTGGTGGCGTTGTCCTTCTCATAGCTGTTGTGGTCCACCCGTCCGCTGCGCGTCTCATGGCGGTTGCCCGCGGCGATGAGCTTGCTGCGGCCCAGCTCCTGGCCGGAGTGGATCATGGGCACGCCGGCGCTGGAGAGCAGATGCAGGGCGGCCACTCCGTGGAGGGCCAGCTCCTCGGCCGTCAGGGTCTGGTAGGCCAGGCGGTCGGCCACCGGCCGCTCCTCGTCGGCCAAGCCCAACCCCAGCTTGATCCAGTCACCCAGATCGTGGTCGTCGTGGGCCGCCACGTAGTTGGTTGACTGCAGGGGGTCCGGATTGGGGCCGCCCGCCTCGCGGCGATAGCCCTGCACGCCCAGGGCCAGGCGCTGGATGGAACTCTCGCCGTGCAGGCGGCCGAAGAGGAAGCCGGCCCCCTCGGCGGGATGGCGGCCACGCAGGTCCACGCGGTACTGGTCGTTCCACCAGGCCCAACCCAGCCGGGCGAAGCGCTCCGGCTCGTAGCGCCCGCCGCCCCAGGGTTCGGCGGTGAGGTAGAGGCCGCGGGTGGCACAGACGTCCCGCACCTGGACCAGGGTCTCGTCGTCCAGCATGGCGCCCAGGTCGAAGCGGAAGCCGTCCACGCGGTACTCGTCGGCGAAATGGCGCACACTGTCCAGGATCAGGCGGCGGACGAGGGGCCGCTCGGTGGCCAGGTCGTTGCCGCAGCCCGAGGCGGAGCTCATCACGCCGTCGTCGCCCAGGCGGAACCAGTAGGCCATGTCCAGGCACTTGAGCGGGTTGCGGTCGTACTGGGAGACATGGTTGTAGACCACGTCGAGGATGACGGCGATGCCCGCCTGGTGGCAGCGATCCACCAGCTCCTTCAGTTCCCTTGCCTGCCGTCCGTCCAGGCCGCACCAGCCGCCGGGGCGGAGGCTCTGCCCGCTGCCGTAGTAGCTCTCCGGCGCCAGGAAGTAGCTGGTCATGTAGCCCCAATGATTGCGCTCCCACGGGTTCCACGTGTTGCGCACCGGCGTGGCGGGGCTGTCGAAGTCCGGCTCGATGTTGCCGAAGTCCTGCAAAGGGAGGAACTGCACGGCGCTCACGCCCAGGTCCCGCAGGTGGGCGAGGCCGCCGGCGGAGGCGCCGCTGAAACCGGGATAGCTGCCGGCCAGGGCTCCGGCCCCCGCCCCCGGGCCGCAGGTCAGGTCCCGCAGGTGGGCCTCCAGGATGACCAGGGTCGAGGGGTGGGGCGGGCGCCAATCCGTCGCCTGCCAAGGGTGCGATTCGTCCACGATGAGGGCGCGCCCGGCATGGTCGTGGTCGTTGCGCGTGGCCACGGCCGTGGCCCAGGGGTCGGCGAACTCCAGGGCCGGATCCGTCCAATCCGCCACGCCGGTGGCCGAATCCAGGGACCAGGTCCAGGCCATGCCGGAACCGGCCTCCGGGCAGCCCACGCTCCAGCTGCCGTCGGCGGCGGGAAGCGCCTCCCGGCTGAGCAGGGCCTCCGGCGCGTCGGCCGCGGCGTAGAGGTGCAGGCGCACGGCCCGGGCGCGGGGGGCGAAGAGGCGGAAGACGGCCACCCCGTCCACTTGGCTCATGCCCAGAGGCTGATCACACTGGAAGCTGTCCAGCACGGCGCCCGGGATGAGGGGCAGGCGGCTTCCGTCCCTGAGCACGACGGCATGCTGGGCCCTGAGGTCCGGGGCGCGTTCCGGGCGCAGGCTCCAGCGCTCCTTGTCCAGACGCTCGGCCTGCAGCGCCAGGGAGCCGCGCCGCCCGTCCCGCCCCCATTCCTCCAGACGCGCCCCCTTGGGCACCAGCCGGCCGGCCCCGCTCATGACCAGGAGCAGGGACTCCGTCCACTCCACGCGCTGGGCGTGGGCCAGTCCGGCCAGCAGGGACAGCAGCAGGAAGAGAAAGCGCTTCATCTCACTTCACCAGCATGATCTTGCGCGTCTCCCGGCGGCCTCCCATCGTCGCCTGCACCACATAAGCGCCGCTGGCCTGTCCCGCGGCGTTCCACTGCAGCACGCGCCGGCCGGCCGGAAGGACGCCCTGGGCCAGCAGGGCGACCCGCTGCCCGGCCAGGTTGAAGACCTCCACCTTCACCAGCTCCGGCCGCGGCAGCGTAAGGGGCAGGGAGACGACCGGGTTGAAGGGATTGGGCCAGGCTTCGCCCAGGGTGAAGTCGAGGGGCTGCCCGCCCGGTGCGGGCAGGTCCACCAGCGCCGGCTCGTCGGCCAGCAGCAGCCAGCGGGGTTCCCAGGCCTGCAAGGAGAGGGTCAGCTGGGCCGGGGCGCCTTCGCCGTATTCCACCACCTCGCCGTTGAAGAGGTCCGTCAGGTACCAGACTCCCCCCGCCATGCCCCAGTCGGCGATGGGCAGGGTGAGCTGGGCGCCGCGCGCGTTGTCGCTCAAGTTGAAGGCGCAGAGGACGACGCCCTCGGCGGCGGGATCCGCCGGCACGCGGGCCAGGCTGTAGACCTGGCTGGGATCGTTGTTGACCAGCTGCTCGGCCCGGGGGGTGCGCAGCTGGGGGTGGGCCGCGCGCGTCTCGCAGAGGAGGCGGTAGAAGGGCCTCATCTGGAGCGGATCGGACCAGTTGATGAGGCCGCGCGGGGAACTCTCGCCCACCTCCTGGCCGGCATAGATCATGGGCACGCCGGGCAGGCTGAAGAGGATGGCCGCCGCGCACTTGGTCTGTGCCGGCGTGTGGCCGCTGATGTAGCGCGCCTCGTCATGGTTCTCGAGGAAGCGGAAGGGCAGGCCGTTGTCGGGAAACCAGAAGCCCAGGTTGCTCACCCGGTCGTGCAGGGTGGAGGGCGCCACCGTGCCGATGGGGCCCAGGGCGTTCCAGAAAAGGGGCCAGTCATAGGCCAGGTTGAAGCGGCCGTCGAAGATGGGGAAGTCCGTCGCCCCCGCCTCGGCCAGGAGGAAGAGGTCGGGCCGCTGCCGGCGGATGGCGCGGCGCCAGTCCCGCCAGAATTGCCCGTCCCGCTCCATGGGCCCCCAGGCCACGTCGCAGCGGTAGCCGTCCACCCCCAGCTGCTCGACCCAGTAGCGGCTGAGCAGGGCCGCCTCGCGCTTGAAATCCGGGTTGGAGACGTTGAAGTTGGGCAGGCTGGTCCAGTCGTAGTAATACTGGTGGCTGCCGTCGGGATTCCACATGTAGTAGTGCTTCGTCAGGGCGTCGTTGCCGTAGAGCTGCGCCTCCACCATCCAGGGGTGGTCGATGGAGCTGTGGTTGAGCACCATGTCCAGCACCACGCGCAGGCCGCGCTCGTGGGCCGCCTCCACCAGCTCGCCGAAGTCCTCCAGGGTGCCGTAGTCCTGCTCGATGGCGTAATAGTCGTTGATGGCGTAGCCGTGGTCGCTGGGGCCCTCGAAGACGGGCATGAACCAGATGGTGTTGGCCCCCAGCTCGACGATCTCGTCCAGGCGCGCCGTCACGGCGGCCAGGTTGCGGGCTGGGTCGAAGCTGCGCACGAAGATCTCGTAGACGATGGCGTCGCGGACCCACAGCGGATGGTCGTTCTGGCCCACGGCGCGGGCGCTTCCGTTCTCCACCTCGAAGAGGCCGCGCGCCGTGCCCGTGTTGGCCTGGGCGTCGGTGACGGTCAGGCGCAGCCAGTAGGCGCCATCCACGGCGGGCAGCTGCGCAATGGCGGCGATGCTCTGCTGGGCGTCGACGATGGCGACGGGCGCGGGGTTGTCCCCCTCCATCTCCCAGAGCCAGGAGACGATGTCCCCGTCGATGTCCACCGTGCCCGTCCCGTAGAGGTTGAGTGTGCCGTCGACCAAGGTCATGCTGATCTGGGGCTGCGGGGCGTGGTCGCGGACGAGGATCGTCTCCATCGCCGAGCTGCTCCCCCAGAAGCCGTCGCCGTCCTGGGCCCGCGCCTGGAAGCGGTTGAGCCCCTCCACCAGGTTGGCCGTGGTGCTCCATTGCCCGGCCGTGAGGTCCAGGGCCACGCTGTCCCGGCCGGCGGCGTGCTCGCGCACCAGCCAGACCGGCCCTTCCGTGTTGGCCGTGGCCGTGCCGCGCAGGGCGCGCGTGGCCGTCACGGTGGTGCCGCCGCGGCTGAGGATGCGCACGACGGGACCGGGCGCCGCCATGTGGGGGCCCACATCTTCCGGGCGCACGGCGGCCAGGCCGCGGCCCACGGCATCCAGACGGGCCGTCCGCCCCAGTGATGAATTGCCCAGGATGGGGTTTTCGAGAGCGGCCGGGCGCACCAGCGCCGCGTCGTAGACATCGCAGTCCCAGGCCTCGGCCAGGCCGCCCTGGGCCGGACCCACTTCGGTGACGCCCCCGGTCACGGGCGCCACGCCGGTGATGGAGGCGAAACAGGCGAGGTACCACTCCTCCTGCCAGCTGCCCAGGCGCTCTTCAAGCAGGTCCATGGGCAGGTTGGCGACCAGGGTCTGGCCGCTGGTCCACACCGTCACGGGCGCTCCCGCCGCCACCGGGCTGTGTCCGCTGAGCAGGCGGTTGTCCTGGTCCGGGTCCAGGTGGGGACTGGAGGGCTTGAGCAGGAAGAGGCCGAGGCCGCCCAGGCTCCAGTCCGGCGTGTGCAGCTCCTCGCGCAGGTGGTCGTCGCTGATGGTGGCCGAGGGCGACGGGAGCAGCAGGAAGTGGATCCGCGTGTAGTCATGGAGCAGGCGCAACTGCACGCGGACCTGCAGCGTGTCGCCCAGGGCCGCCTCGCGCAGTTCGATGCTCTCGATGTCCGTGTAGCCGCCGAAGGGGGTCGGGTAGCTGTAGATCCCGGGCCCGTCGTCGTCGCGGGCGGCGTCCAGCGCCAGCCAGCCCTCCGGCTGCAGGGCTCCCGCCCAGCGCGCCACGCGCGTCCCGCCCGCCTGGTCGACCAGGGTCGCCTCCACGCGCCGGACGCCGGGGGCGTCCAGGGCCACCTCCAGGCGCAGGGAGTCGCCGTCCCAGCTGTGCGGCGCCACGGTTCCGTTGACGCGGACCTCGAAAGCCGCCGGGTTGAGCGGCGTTCCGGTGTCGCCGGGTCGCAGGCCCAGGGCCAGCGGGACGAGGGCGGGCTCCCGCCAGGTCGCGAGATCAGGGACGGACCAGCCGGTGGGGAGGGGCAGCGGGTCGGGCAGCAGGTCCAGCATGCTGTTGTTGTTGTCGTTGGAGTTCATGCGCGGGTTGTCGGGGTCCGGCGTCCACTGGTTGCCGTTGACGACGAACTTGTACTGGTAGGCCCCCTCCTGCAGGACGCGCTCCACGCTCCAGGTGCCATCGGATCCGGCCGTCAGGGGCGTGGCGGTGGAACTCCAGCCGTTCATCGTCCCCGCCAGGTTGACCTGTGTCACCGGGCGCGGCCCGCTGTAGAAGGTGCTGCGCGGGTCGAAGACGAAGCGCTGCCAGACCTGGGCGAACTCGGGCGGATCCCCGATGTAGAGGTCCCAGTTGGCGCCGCCGTTGCTGTCCCAGGCCGTGCC from bacterium encodes the following:
- a CDS encoding alpha-amylase family glycosyl hydrolase, whose product is MKRFLFLLLSLLAGLAHAQRVEWTESLLLVMSGAGRLVPKGARLEEWGRDGRRGSLALQAERLDKERWSLRPERAPDLRAQHAVVLRDGSRLPLIPGAVLDSFQCDQPLGMSQVDGVAVFRLFAPRARAVRLHLYAAADAPEALLSREALPAADGSWSVGCPEAGSGMAWTWSLDSATGVADWTDPALEFADPWATAVATRNDHDHAGRALIVDESHPWQATDWRPPHPSTLVILEAHLRDLTCGPGAGAGALAGSYPGFSGASAGGLAHLRDLGVSAVQFLPLQDFGNIEPDFDSPATPVRNTWNPWERNHWGYMTSYFLAPESYYGSGQSLRPGGWCGLDGRQARELKELVDRCHQAGIAVILDVVYNHVSQYDRNPLKCLDMAYWFRLGDDGVMSSASGCGNDLATERPLVRRLILDSVRHFADEYRVDGFRFDLGAMLDDETLVQVRDVCATRGLYLTAEPWGGGRYEPERFARLGWAWWNDQYRVDLRGRHPAEGAGFLFGRLHGESSIQRLALGVQGYRREAGGPNPDPLQSTNYVAAHDDHDLGDWIKLGLGLADEERPVADRLAYQTLTAEELALHGVAALHLLSSAGVPMIHSGQELGRSKLIAAGNRHETRSGRVDHNSYEKDNATNWIDWRLKSINAPLVELYRQAVAFRRGRPALATAPRTLLGEPTGARLAWTSVEARTAAAFNTDPAAEWRLPLPGQGALAVVSGEARLEEGTLVLGPRSAALVEWQP
- a CDS encoding alpha-amylase family glycosyl hydrolase, whose protein sequence is MKSLTLLLHLAAAPLALGQVVVLDPAAPLIGQTLTITYDAVAGALPDGAAQVRLHWGLRDPDTGNWSLPPAVNWPAGSTTPDGFALQSPMPAQGAGLFQVALPSVEPMQQIAFVFTDGSNWDNNGGANWIVDYLSADVACWWAPLEPETGDLVSIFYNIAPGTLPAGPVILHWGVNEAGHGNWVEPPAAIWPAGTVPTGDGHAVRSPMTDQGGGIWRVQIPAAEGIASLHWVFTNGTAWDSNGGANWDLYIGDPPEFAQVWQRFVFDPRSTFYSGPRPVTQVNLAGTMNGWSSTATPLTAGSDGTWSVERVLQEGAYQYKFVVNGNQWTPDPDNPRMNSNDNNNSMLDLLPDPLPLPTGWSVPDLATWREPALVPLALGLRPGDTGTPLNPAAFEVRVNGTVAPHSWDGDSLRLEVALDAPGVRRVEATLVDQAGGTRVARWAGALQPEGWLALDAARDDDGPGIYSYPTPFGGYTDIESIELREAALGDTLQVRVQLRLLHDYTRIHFLLLPSPSATISDDHLREELHTPDWSLGGLGLFLLKPSSPHLDPDQDNRLLSGHSPVAAGAPVTVWTSGQTLVANLPMDLLEERLGSWQEEWYLACFASITGVAPVTGGVTEVGPAQGGLAEAWDCDVYDAALVRPAALENPILGNSSLGRTARLDAVGRGLAAVRPEDVGPHMAAPGPVVRILSRGGTTVTATRALRGTATANTEGPVWLVREHAAGRDSVALDLTAGQWSTTANLVEGLNRFQARAQDGDGFWGSSSAMETILVRDHAPQPQISMTLVDGTLNLYGTGTVDIDGDIVSWLWEMEGDNPAPVAIVDAQQSIAAIAQLPAVDGAYWLRLTVTDAQANTGTARGLFEVENGSARAVGQNDHPLWVRDAIVYEIFVRSFDPARNLAAVTARLDEIVELGANTIWFMPVFEGPSDHGYAINDYYAIEQDYGTLEDFGELVEAAHERGLRVVLDMVLNHSSIDHPWMVEAQLYGNDALTKHYYMWNPDGSHQYYYDWTSLPNFNVSNPDFKREAALLSRYWVEQLGVDGYRCDVAWGPMERDGQFWRDWRRAIRRQRPDLFLLAEAGATDFPIFDGRFNLAYDWPLFWNALGPIGTVAPSTLHDRVSNLGFWFPDNGLPFRFLENHDEARYISGHTPAQTKCAAAILFSLPGVPMIYAGQEVGESSPRGLINWSDPLQMRPFYRLLCETRAAHPQLRTPRAEQLVNNDPSQVYSLARVPADPAAEGVVLCAFNLSDNARGAQLTLPIADWGMAGGVWYLTDLFNGEVVEYGEGAPAQLTLSLQAWEPRWLLLADEPALVDLPAPGGQPLDFTLGEAWPNPFNPVVSLPLTLPRPELVKVEVFNLAGQRVALLAQGVLPAGRRVLQWNAAGQASGAYVVQATMGGRRETRKIMLVK